One region of Pyramidobacter sp. YE332 genomic DNA includes:
- a CDS encoding alpha/beta fold hydrolase — protein MDESSGNGRVDLRWLTKDKPCEDGVAPADYDAIDLAVDGGHIYGQVMWPDGSFRRARPGVILLHGFPGTGRNDDLAQALRRIGCVVIVPHHRGAWGSRGTYTFTHCVEDAVALANEARCGETGRRHNIDPEAVFLAGHSVGGWTSLNAARRLAWLRGLILIAPYDPTYFLREGEPRPLKELLKSGSVLNSDGPEALFENVRSVRDWSFENAFDAVKDMDVCCAAGTADTVAPFEPMMGRLWASLQNFRSGALRRLAVYPAAHGLCGSRVALAEFAARFIADSLAR, from the coding sequence ATGGACGAATCGAGCGGAAACGGGCGCGTCGACCTGCGCTGGCTGACGAAGGACAAACCGTGCGAAGACGGCGTTGCGCCTGCCGATTACGACGCCATCGACCTGGCCGTGGACGGCGGACATATCTATGGCCAGGTGATGTGGCCCGACGGCAGCTTCAGAAGGGCGCGCCCCGGCGTGATCCTGCTGCACGGCTTCCCCGGCACGGGACGCAACGACGATCTGGCGCAGGCTTTGCGCCGCATCGGCTGCGTCGTTATCGTGCCGCACCATCGCGGCGCCTGGGGCAGTCGGGGCACATACACGTTCACTCACTGCGTCGAAGACGCCGTGGCCTTGGCGAACGAAGCGCGCTGCGGCGAAACGGGACGGAGGCACAACATCGATCCCGAAGCGGTCTTCCTGGCCGGGCACAGTGTCGGCGGCTGGACGAGCCTGAACGCGGCCCGTCGGCTGGCGTGGCTGCGCGGGCTCATTCTGATAGCTCCCTATGATCCCACGTATTTCCTGCGCGAAGGCGAGCCGCGGCCGTTGAAGGAACTGCTGAAAAGCGGTTCCGTGCTGAACTCCGACGGCCCCGAAGCGCTCTTTGAAAACGTGCGTTCCGTGCGGGACTGGAGTTTCGAAAACGCCTTCGACGCCGTGAAGGACATGGACGTCTGCTGCGCCGCCGGCACGGCCGATACCGTCGCGCCTTTCGAGCCGATGATGGGGCGGCTGTGGGCAAGCTTGCAAAACTTCCGAAGCGGCGCGCTGCGCCGCTTGGCCGTTTATCCCGCCGCGCACGGCCTTTGCGGCTCGCGGGTGGCGTTGGCGGAATTTGCGGCCCGCTTCATCGCCGACTCGCTGGCGCGGTGA
- the mnmE gene encoding tRNA uridine-5-carboxymethylaminomethyl(34) synthesis GTPase MnmE, protein MTIVFGDTIAAISTAWGNSGIAIVRLSGPDSWSIAQRQVRLQTEAPLKARFARNAVLLDEAGEVIDHILVLPFRGPHSYTGEDLVELHCHGGSLAAQRCLELLISGGARMALPGEYTRRAFENGRLDLSQAEAVGALIQARSNEALRAANRTLDGELTRAVGEIYEELTSLGAEIEVGLDFPEEDVPYVADESLAGRLEVVRQSLADLLERCSSGVILREGIRVAIVGRPNAGKSSLLNALLKESRAIVTAIPGTTRDVIEAVLTYRGIPLRLVDTAGITENYHDEVEAIGVERARAAMKEADVCVWVIDGSEPLHQEDVDRVHELADTPHLVVLNKADLPQQISEASLTALIPASTVISVSAAKGLRLDELKESLVGLVSGTGALDTGLNASSRQVEELRGAIASVGTGLKALGDGLDQALVSGCVGDARRSLSRILGGDRDEDLLHEIFGRFCIGK, encoded by the coding sequence GTGACCATTGTGTTCGGAGACACGATCGCGGCAATTTCGACGGCTTGGGGAAACAGCGGCATTGCCATTGTGCGGCTTTCGGGCCCCGATTCCTGGTCGATCGCGCAGCGCCAGGTGCGTCTTCAGACCGAGGCGCCGCTGAAAGCGCGTTTCGCGCGCAACGCCGTGCTGCTCGACGAAGCGGGCGAGGTGATCGACCACATCCTCGTGCTGCCGTTTCGTGGGCCCCACAGTTACACCGGCGAAGATCTGGTGGAACTGCACTGCCACGGCGGCAGCCTGGCGGCGCAGCGCTGCCTCGAGCTGCTGATTTCCGGCGGCGCGCGCATGGCCCTGCCCGGCGAGTACACCCGCCGCGCCTTCGAAAACGGCCGCCTCGACCTCTCGCAGGCCGAAGCCGTCGGCGCGCTGATCCAGGCTCGCAGCAACGAGGCCCTGCGCGCCGCCAACCGTACGCTGGACGGCGAGCTGACGCGCGCCGTCGGCGAGATTTACGAAGAACTGACCTCCCTCGGCGCCGAGATCGAAGTCGGCCTCGACTTTCCCGAGGAAGACGTGCCCTACGTCGCCGACGAGTCGCTGGCCGGCCGCCTCGAGGTCGTGCGCCAGTCGCTGGCGGATCTGCTCGAGCGCTGCTCTTCCGGCGTCATCCTGCGCGAGGGCATCCGCGTCGCCATCGTCGGCCGCCCCAACGCCGGCAAGTCGTCGCTGCTCAACGCGCTGCTCAAGGAGTCGCGCGCCATCGTCACCGCCATCCCCGGCACCACGCGCGACGTCATCGAAGCCGTGCTGACCTACCGCGGCATCCCGTTGCGCCTCGTCGACACCGCCGGCATCACCGAGAACTATCACGACGAAGTGGAAGCCATCGGCGTCGAGCGCGCCCGCGCCGCCATGAAAGAGGCCGATGTCTGCGTCTGGGTCATCGACGGCAGCGAACCGCTCCATCAGGAAGACGTGGACCGCGTCCACGAGCTGGCCGACACGCCGCACCTCGTCGTCCTCAACAAGGCCGACCTGCCGCAGCAGATCAGCGAAGCCTCGCTGACGGCCCTGATCCCCGCCAGCACGGTGATTTCCGTGTCGGCGGCCAAGGGACTGCGCCTCGACGAACTGAAGGAATCCCTCGTCGGCCTTGTCTCCGGCACCGGCGCGCTCGATACGGGCCTGAACGCCAGCTCGCGCCAGGTGGAGGAGCTGCGCGGCGCCATCGCCAGCGTCGGCACGGGACTGAAAGCTCTCGGCGACGGTCTCGATCAGGCGCTCGTTTCCGGCTGCGTCGGCGACGCCCGCCGCTCGCTCTCCCGCATCCTCGGCGGCGACCGCGACGAAGACTTGCTGCACGAGATTTTCGGCCGCTTCTGCATCGGCAAATAA
- a CDS encoding nitroreductase family protein: MEALECIRGRRSVRRFSDAPVAKEEIERIVDTARFAPTWKNSQTVRYTISQLKCRMQRRCGGDSQSELRRPRSGRGSPERLNSSAAPRKLC, translated from the coding sequence ATGGAAGCTCTCGAATGCATCAGAGGGCGCCGCAGCGTGCGCAGATTTTCGGACGCGCCCGTGGCAAAGGAAGAGATCGAGCGCATCGTGGACACGGCGCGTTTCGCCCCGACGTGGAAGAACTCGCAGACGGTACGTTATACTATTTCTCAATTAAAATGCCGAATGCAGAGGCGCTGCGGAGGAGATTCACAAAGCGAGCTGCGCAGACCGCGCAGCGGTCGAGGGAGTCCTGAGCGACTGAACTCCTCCGCAGCGCCCAGGAAACTATGTTAA
- a CDS encoding nitroreductase family protein, with translation MAVLDPALKGRIAAEGLMGFERNAQIVAGAPALILLITLDGVSGYDKDGVPSTSKGSHWQSFDAGLAAEAFCLAAHEAGLGTVIMGVFDNDDVCRLAGLPEGQSVSALIALGRPAETPAARPRKSVEELLIWR, from the coding sequence ATGGCCGTGCTCGATCCGGCCCTGAAAGGCCGGATCGCCGCCGAGGGACTGATGGGCTTCGAGCGGAACGCGCAGATCGTCGCCGGCGCGCCCGCGTTGATTTTGCTCATAACGCTCGACGGCGTCAGCGGTTATGACAAGGACGGCGTGCCGTCCACCTCCAAGGGCAGCCACTGGCAGTCGTTCGACGCCGGCCTGGCCGCCGAGGCCTTCTGTCTTGCCGCGCATGAAGCCGGTTTGGGAACGGTGATCATGGGCGTCTTCGACAACGACGACGTCTGCCGTCTCGCCGGCCTGCCCGAGGGGCAGTCGGTTTCCGCGCTGATCGCTTTGGGACGCCCCGCCGAAACGCCCGCCGCGCGCCCGCGCAAGTCCGTGGAAGAACTGCTGATCTGGCGTTGA
- the pcp gene encoding pyroglutamyl-peptidase I yields MLLTGFEPFGGETINPAQEALALVPDRIGALEIVKLILPVVFGTSIAVIRAALREHRPDAVLCVGQAGGRMEVTPERVALNLSDARIPDNENNRPMDEPIFADGPAAYFATLPVKDMAAAIRIAGLPARVSNTAGLFVCNHVMYGVLYHLAHELPHAIGGFMHVPYAPEQAARQATAQPSMAKDDIARAIAAAIGAIERHLAARR; encoded by the coding sequence ATGCTTCTCACTGGATTCGAGCCCTTCGGCGGCGAGACGATCAACCCCGCGCAGGAAGCGCTGGCGCTGGTGCCCGATCGGATCGGGGCGCTGGAGATCGTCAAGCTGATCCTGCCCGTCGTCTTCGGCACGTCCATCGCCGTGATCCGCGCCGCGCTGCGCGAACACCGGCCCGACGCCGTGCTCTGCGTCGGCCAGGCGGGAGGACGCATGGAAGTCACGCCCGAACGCGTGGCGCTGAACCTGAGCGATGCGCGCATCCCCGACAACGAGAACAATCGTCCCATGGACGAACCGATCTTCGCCGACGGCCCCGCCGCCTATTTCGCCACGCTACCCGTCAAGGACATGGCCGCCGCCATCCGTATCGCCGGTCTGCCGGCGCGCGTCTCCAACACGGCCGGGCTTTTCGTCTGCAACCACGTGATGTACGGCGTGCTCTATCACCTTGCCCACGAACTGCCTCATGCCATCGGCGGCTTCATGCACGTGCCTTACGCCCCCGAACAGGCCGCCCGTCAGGCCACGGCCCAGCCTTCCATGGCCAAAGACGACATCGCCCGCGCCATCGCCGCCGCCATCGGCGCCATCGAGCGCCATCTCGCGGCGCGGCGGTAA
- a CDS encoding aminotransferase class I/II-fold pyridoxal phosphate-dependent enzyme — protein MKKFDHGGDVYSRDVDLDFSVNLNPLGMPPAVREALRAGVDSYAAYPDPHCRALRAALARALRVEPWQLLCGNGAADLIIRLCLARKPEKALLCAPTFSEYEKAALLSGARVKKFILREEDDFALGGGILGELTGSYAPDLFFLCNPNNPTGQLTCPALIGQIAAVCEKRGTLFVVDECFLPFTGAPSARPLLNAHPHLVIVDAFTKLYAMAGLRLGFMISADRRLVEKVAAFGQSWSVSAPAQTAGLAALSGDGEWTARTRAVVAAERAFVRAGLRELGFKVYDSAANYILFRSEKPLFEPMLAQGVLIRSCANYTGLDERYYRVGVKRRAENERLLAALRRALA, from the coding sequence TTGAAAAAATTCGACCACGGCGGAGACGTTTATTCCCGCGACGTCGATCTCGATTTCTCCGTCAATCTCAATCCGCTGGGCATGCCGCCGGCGGTGCGCGAAGCGCTGCGGGCCGGCGTCGATTCCTACGCCGCCTATCCCGACCCGCACTGCCGCGCGCTGCGGGCGGCGCTGGCCCGCGCGCTGCGCGTCGAGCCGTGGCAGCTGCTCTGCGGCAACGGCGCTGCCGATCTGATCATCCGCCTCTGCCTGGCCCGAAAGCCGGAAAAAGCGCTGCTCTGCGCGCCGACCTTTTCGGAATACGAGAAGGCCGCGCTGCTCTCCGGCGCTCGGGTGAAGAAGTTCATCCTGCGCGAGGAAGACGACTTCGCTCTCGGCGGCGGGATCCTCGGCGAATTGACGGGCTCCTACGCGCCGGACCTATTTTTCCTCTGCAATCCCAACAATCCCACGGGACAGCTGACCTGTCCCGCGCTGATCGGCCAGATCGCCGCCGTGTGCGAGAAGCGGGGCACGCTGTTCGTCGTCGACGAGTGCTTTCTTCCCTTCACCGGGGCGCCGTCGGCGCGCCCGCTGCTGAACGCGCATCCGCATCTGGTCATCGTCGATGCGTTCACCAAGCTGTACGCCATGGCCGGCCTGCGGCTGGGCTTCATGATTTCGGCCGATCGCCGGCTGGTCGAAAAGGTCGCCGCTTTCGGCCAGAGTTGGAGCGTCTCCGCCCCGGCACAGACGGCCGGCCTCGCGGCGCTGTCCGGCGACGGGGAATGGACCGCCCGTACCCGCGCCGTCGTCGCGGCAGAACGAGCCTTCGTCCGCGCGGGGCTGCGCGAACTGGGATTCAAAGTCTACGACAGCGCCGCCAACTACATTCTCTTCCGCAGCGAGAAGCCGCTGTTCGAGCCCATGCTCGCGCAGGGCGTCCTGATCCGTTCCTGCGCCAATTACACGGGTCTCGACGAACGTTACTACCGCGTCGGCGTCAAACGGCGCGCCGAAAACGAACGGCTGCTTGCCGCCCTGCGCCGCGCGCTGGCGTGA
- a CDS encoding transposase, translating to MFQDEAGFGRINTPKYCWCRKGIRPNVPCLHIREYRYAYGAVEPLTGESLFLIMPNCDSDCMNVFLRELSHRFPEDHILLCCDGAAWHKSKALQVPANITLFHIPPIPRDEPH from the coding sequence ATGTTTCAGGACGAAGCCGGCTTCGGCAGAATCAACACGCCCAAATACTGCTGGTGCAGGAAAGGCATTCGACCGAACGTTCCCTGCCTTCACATCCGCGAATACCGCTATGCTTACGGTGCCGTAGAGCCGCTTACGGGAGAAAGCCTCTTTCTGATCATGCCCAACTGCGACAGCGATTGCATGAACGTTTTCCTGCGGGAACTTTCACACCGATTTCCGGAAGACCATATTCTGCTCTGCTGTGACGGAGCTGCCTGGCACAAGTCCAAAGCGCTTCAGGTTCCTGCCAACATCACCCTGTTCCATATTCCCCCTATACCCCGAGATGAACCCCATTGA
- a CDS encoding winged helix-turn-helix domain-containing protein, whose translation MPVKYEITSEQQAEIEAARKKNRNKKIEAKLRILSLRAEGKTLKEISEITEYHFTNVSKIISQFIHRGLSYVLQCHYLGNHRNMTYEQEEAVLAPYLEKAGKGEIVSVAEIAQAYQTAVGHTISPTQIYAVLKRHGWRKVMPRSRHPRKANEEAIEASKKLTLKFRN comes from the coding sequence ATGCCCGTAAAATACGAGATCACATCGGAACAGCAAGCGGAAATCGAAGCGGCGCGGAAAAAGAATCGCAACAAGAAGATCGAAGCCAAACTGAGAATCCTCAGCTTGCGCGCCGAAGGGAAAACCCTGAAAGAAATCAGCGAAATCACGGAATACCACTTCACGAACGTCAGCAAGATCATCTCGCAGTTTATCCATCGCGGTCTCTCGTATGTGCTGCAATGCCATTACCTCGGCAACCATCGGAACATGACCTATGAGCAGGAAGAAGCCGTACTTGCTCCTTACCTGGAGAAAGCCGGGAAAGGAGAAATCGTTTCGGTGGCGGAAATAGCCCAAGCCTATCAGACCGCGGTGGGACATACTATCAGTCCGACTCAGATTTACGCGGTCCTGAAACGTCATGGCTGGAGAAAAGTCATGCCGCGCAGCCGTCACCCCAGGAAAGCGAACGAGGAGGCCATCGAGGCCTCAAAAAAATTAACGCTCAAGTTCAGGAATTAA
- a CDS encoding NAD-dependent epimerase/dehydratase family protein — protein MKKILVTGGTVFVSRYVAEYCAARGHEVFVLNRGTKTQPPGVSLIKCDRHSIGDKLRNIRFDAVVDVTAYDARDIVDLTGALGDCGAYVMISSSAVYPETGAQPFREESPLGPNKFWGEYGVGKILAERALQARFPGAYILRPPYLYGEMNNVYREAFVFECAEKKRPFFLPKDGAMRLQFFHVRDLCRFIDVVLEKRPERHVFNVGNNDPITVKDWAALCYRIVGRKPEYVGVHEDVEQRNYFSFYDYEYRLDVENQRAMMPETTSLEDGLERAYAWYRGNREKVGVKPFIAYIDENFGRIPKL, from the coding sequence ATGAAAAAAATTTTGGTTACGGGCGGAACGGTATTTGTGAGCCGTTATGTCGCCGAATACTGCGCCGCGCGGGGGCATGAGGTTTTCGTGTTGAACCGGGGCACCAAAACGCAGCCGCCCGGCGTCAGCCTGATAAAGTGCGATCGTCATTCCATCGGGGACAAGCTGAGAAACATCCGTTTCGACGCGGTCGTCGACGTGACGGCGTACGACGCGCGGGACATCGTCGATTTGACCGGCGCGTTGGGCGACTGCGGCGCTTACGTGATGATCAGCTCCAGCGCCGTCTATCCCGAAACGGGAGCGCAGCCGTTCCGGGAAGAAAGTCCGTTGGGGCCGAACAAGTTCTGGGGTGAGTACGGCGTCGGCAAGATCCTCGCGGAACGGGCGCTTCAGGCGCGCTTCCCCGGCGCGTATATTTTGCGCCCGCCGTATCTGTACGGAGAAATGAACAACGTCTACCGCGAGGCGTTCGTTTTTGAATGCGCGGAAAAAAAGCGCCCGTTCTTCCTGCCGAAGGACGGGGCGATGAGATTGCAGTTTTTCCACGTAAGGGATCTGTGCAGGTTCATTGACGTTGTTCTCGAAAAACGACCGGAACGCCATGTTTTCAACGTTGGAAACAACGATCCGATCACCGTGAAAGACTGGGCGGCCCTGTGCTATCGGATCGTCGGCCGAAAGCCCGAATACGTCGGCGTCCACGAGGACGTCGAACAGCGGAACTATTTCAGCTTTTACGATTACGAGTACCGCCTCGACGTGGAAAATCAGCGCGCGATGATGCCGGAGACGACGTCCCTGGAGGACGGGCTCGAAAGAGCGTACGCATGGTACCGCGGCAATCGGGAAAAAGTCGGCGTCAAACCGTTTATCGCTTATATCGACGAGAACTTCGGACGGATCCCGAAGTTATGA
- the cbiB gene encoding adenosylcobinamide-phosphate synthase CbiB, whose amino-acid sequence MRRPARLSPHRRLRRQTDRLGRKDPAPAVPPTKWGERAAGALLALTVAAVCTALPALLLRALYARSFWTGLAAESFFCYQLLAARSLRDESRKVAAALEAGDLQSARYWLSMIVGRDTEFLDETGVVEAAVETVAENTADGVVAPLFWTGLFGVPGGCFCKAVNTMDSMIGYKNERYRRFGTAAARLDDFVNFIPARLAGLLMVAAAGLCRFDMANAWRIFRRDRLRHASPNSAHAEAACAGALRVQLAGPASYGGQVEAKPFLGDPLRPVETADIARAHKLLFATAALSFFFALALRLLIVRGF is encoded by the coding sequence GTGCGGCGACCCGCACGGCTTTCCCCACATCGTCGTCTTCGCCGGCAAACTGATCGCCTGGGGCGAAAAGATCCTGCGCCCGCTGTTCCCCCCACGAAATGGGGCGAGCGCGCCGCGGGGGCTCTGCTGGCCCTGACCGTCGCCGCCGTCTGCACGGCGCTGCCGGCGCTGCTGCTGCGCGCCCTGTACGCCCGTTCGTTCTGGACCGGGCTGGCGGCGGAGAGCTTTTTCTGTTATCAGCTTTTGGCGGCGCGTTCCCTCCGCGACGAAAGCCGCAAGGTCGCCGCGGCGCTGGAAGCCGGCGACTTGCAAAGCGCGCGTTACTGGCTTTCGATGATCGTCGGGCGCGACACCGAGTTCCTCGACGAGACCGGCGTCGTCGAAGCCGCCGTCGAGACCGTGGCCGAGAACACCGCCGACGGCGTGGTCGCGCCGCTGTTCTGGACCGGACTTTTCGGCGTGCCCGGAGGCTGCTTCTGCAAGGCCGTCAACACCATGGACTCGATGATCGGCTACAAGAACGAGCGTTACCGCCGGTTCGGCACGGCCGCCGCTCGCCTCGACGACTTCGTCAACTTCATTCCGGCCCGCCTGGCCGGGCTGCTGATGGTCGCCGCCGCCGGACTGTGCCGCTTCGACATGGCCAACGCGTGGCGGATCTTCCGCCGCGACCGCCTCAGGCACGCCAGCCCCAACTCCGCCCACGCCGAAGCCGCCTGCGCGGGGGCGCTGCGCGTCCAGCTGGCCGGCCCCGCCAGCTACGGCGGACAGGTCGAGGCCAAACCGTTCCTCGGCGATCCGCTGCGCCCCGTGGAGACCGCCGACATCGCCCGCGCCCACAAGCTCCTTTTCGCGACCGCCGCGCTCTCCTTCTTCTTCGCGCTGGCGCTGCGCCTTCTGATTGTCCGCGGCTTTTGA
- a CDS encoding histidine phosphatase family protein: protein MRILLIRHGATASNRARLYLGRRDEPLCELGVTQARVCAAGLPPVEKIFVSPLRRCRQTAAILFPRLEPVVIGAFVEIDFGRFEGRSHDQLAGGDPAYAAWLESRGEGPIPGGEDMAALRRRCRQGFMDMTAQSRGCGRIAAVVHGGTIMAVLSEFCEPPRPFYDGFVKNCGVVRCVWDGARLRLEGGDLA, encoded by the coding sequence GTGCGGATCCTTCTGATCCGTCACGGCGCGACGGCCAGCAACCGGGCGCGTCTCTATCTCGGCCGCCGCGACGAGCCGCTTTGCGAACTCGGCGTCACGCAGGCCCGCGTCTGCGCCGCCGGACTGCCGCCGGTGGAAAAAATCTTCGTCAGCCCGCTGCGCCGCTGCCGCCAGACCGCCGCGATCCTCTTTCCGCGCCTCGAACCGGTCGTGATCGGGGCGTTCGTCGAGATCGACTTCGGCCGCTTCGAGGGGCGGTCGCACGACCAGCTCGCAGGCGGCGACCCCGCCTACGCCGCCTGGCTCGAATCGCGCGGCGAAGGGCCGATCCCCGGCGGCGAAGACATGGCGGCGCTGCGGCGGCGCTGCCGCCAAGGATTTATGGACATGACCGCGCAGTCGCGCGGCTGCGGCCGTATCGCCGCGGTCGTTCACGGCGGCACGATCATGGCCGTCCTCAGCGAGTTCTGCGAGCCGCCGCGCCCCTTTTACGACGGCTTCGTGAAAAACTGCGGCGTCGTGCGCTGCGTCTGGGACGGCGCGCGCCTGCGCCTCGAAGGCGGCGACCTCGCATGA
- a CDS encoding adenosylcobinamide-GDP ribazoletransferase, which translates to MDCLKPLWIALSTYSAIPVPQCGWDEKSLARSFCFLPAVGLLIGAAQGAWLWLCWFAGFNLLLRSAVAVAVPLLVSGGIHMDGFCDTMDALASHQPPRRCLEIMKDSRAGAFAIIYCGVYLVLDLGLVSEAAGLPGVFCLIFTMSRAVSVLSVLSRKNARGGGMLAQFQQPAQTLLVRRCAWGWIVVCAVVMDFCDLYAGTGALLGAVAAWFAYHAMAERRFGGITGDTSGFFVQTLELAMLAGMALGQAAEIARFALCGSF; encoded by the coding sequence ATGGATTGCTTGAAACCGCTCTGGATCGCGCTGTCCACGTATTCGGCGATTCCCGTGCCGCAGTGCGGATGGGACGAAAAGTCGCTGGCCCGTTCGTTCTGTTTTCTGCCCGCGGTCGGCCTGCTGATCGGCGCGGCGCAGGGCGCGTGGCTGTGGCTGTGCTGGTTTGCCGGCTTCAATCTGCTGCTGCGCAGCGCTGTGGCCGTGGCCGTGCCGCTGCTGGTCAGCGGCGGCATCCACATGGACGGCTTCTGCGACACCATGGACGCGCTTGCATCCCATCAGCCGCCGCGGCGCTGTCTCGAGATCATGAAGGACTCGCGCGCCGGCGCGTTCGCGATCATTTACTGCGGCGTCTACCTCGTGCTCGATCTCGGGCTGGTCAGCGAGGCGGCGGGGCTGCCAGGGGTCTTCTGCCTGATCTTCACGATGTCGCGCGCCGTTTCCGTGCTGTCGGTGCTCAGCCGTAAAAACGCCCGCGGCGGCGGCATGCTGGCGCAGTTTCAGCAGCCGGCGCAGACTCTGCTGGTGCGACGCTGCGCCTGGGGCTGGATCGTCGTCTGCGCAGTCGTGATGGATTTCTGCGACCTGTACGCCGGCACCGGCGCGCTGCTGGGGGCCGTGGCGGCGTGGTTCGCCTATCACGCCATGGCGGAGAGGCGCTTCGGCGGCATCACCGGCGACACGTCGGGATTTTTCGTGCAGACGCTCGAGCTGGCCATGCTGGCCGGCATGGCGCTGGGACAGGCCGCGGAGATCGCGAGGTTCGCGCTGTGCGGATCCTTCTGA
- a CDS encoding bifunctional adenosylcobinamide kinase/adenosylcobinamide-phosphate guanylyltransferase, with translation MLIFLTGAANSGKSRFAETIAARFPSKKIYAATMIPCGAEGAARVDRHRRQRAGQGFVTVECPRGLDGISAGKNALVLLEDVSNLLANEMFGRGRPGAEDEALRQIVSLAGRAAVVIAVTIGGVSGEGCDAATKNYAAALNRLNERLAAAADAVIEMRGGAPRLLKGECPWIA, from the coding sequence ATGCTGATTTTTCTGACCGGCGCCGCCAACAGCGGCAAAAGCCGTTTTGCCGAAACGATCGCTGCGCGCTTTCCCAGCAAAAAAATTTACGCCGCGACGATGATCCCCTGCGGGGCCGAGGGCGCGGCGCGCGTCGACAGGCACCGCCGCCAGCGTGCCGGGCAGGGTTTCGTCACCGTGGAGTGTCCGCGCGGGCTCGACGGGATTTCCGCCGGGAAGAACGCGCTGGTGCTGCTCGAGGACGTGTCCAACCTGCTCGCCAACGAGATGTTCGGCCGCGGCCGCCCCGGCGCGGAGGACGAGGCGCTGCGCCAGATCGTTTCTCTCGCCGGGCGCGCCGCCGTGGTGATCGCCGTGACGATCGGCGGCGTCAGCGGCGAGGGCTGCGACGCGGCCACGAAAAATTACGCGGCGGCGCTGAACCGCCTCAACGAACGGCTTGCCGCCGCGGCCGACGCGGTGATCGAAATGCGCGGCGGCGCGCCGCGGCTGCTGAAGGGAGAATGCCCATGGATTGCTTGA
- a CDS encoding cysteine-rich small domain-containing protein, translated as MSRKDVMNKKPEECNYSFFSHKDCEFFPCHRGIAPEDFNCLFCYCPLYCLGRECGGNFRYLENGVKDCSNCLIPHRRDSYGYIAARFTKIVKAMQERERAAAKDGE; from the coding sequence GTGAGCAGAAAAGACGTCATGAACAAAAAGCCGGAGGAGTGCAATTATTCGTTCTTCAGCCACAAGGACTGCGAGTTCTTCCCGTGTCACAGGGGCATCGCGCCGGAGGACTTCAACTGCCTGTTCTGCTACTGTCCGCTGTACTGCCTCGGGCGCGAGTGCGGCGGCAACTTCCGCTACCTCGAAAACGGCGTCAAGGACTGTTCGAACTGCCTGATCCCGCACCGGCGCGACAGCTACGGCTACATCGCCGCGCGCTTCACGAAGATCGTCAAGGCCATGCAGGAGCGCGAGCGGGCCGCGGCAAAGGACGGAGAATGA